In the genome of Toxoplasma gondii ME49 chromosome Ia, whole genome shotgun sequence, the window gaagaaagacaaaggcTGCGGGTTCATTACCTCTGCGAGTtgaaacgaaaaacacgCGTCTTGGACCCGCTGCCGCGCTAGCTCTTGCAGACggttctcgagtttctctggCCCGGCAGACAATTCCGGCTCGCGGAGTTGCGGTCATCTGTGTCTGGGGAGAGGCAAGCGCGCGCACAAACACTTTCAGACTTCTTgcgtgtcttttctcttcttgacCCCTGATCCCTGACTCAGTGCCTTGATCGCATTTCTCAAACGCGTCAGGATTCGACGAGAAACtgccaagagaaagaactccAGAAGACAGGAACCCCGTCCGTGAGTGCACTGCATATTCGCCGATCGGAAGGCAGCGCCTACCGGCATCCGACACTGGTGAGATTGCGGTCTCTTGAGTCAAGCTGCGCGATTTCACGGTGGAAAGCTCCCAACATTTTGCCTGAACTGGACCTGGACTTCCTCGTGCCTTTTGGGAGATTcccagaagcagctgaggagaaaggacaggAAAACAGCCACCGAATTACTCAAGGACAGGTCTCCAGCGCCCGCTCATCCGTGTTTCTGAGGAAAGCAGGCCTCGAGGTGTATTGTGCATTCCTCGATCTGTGCGAAAAGCTCATTTCAAGAAACCTACAGATTTGAGAATCTCGGTCTCAGCAAGTAtcgcgagaaacgcgcgaagCCGAGTCGGCCAGGTTCTTTGCTCCTGTGTGAATACATtattatatatgtattcatatatctgcatatgtGTACAGCGAAATTTGAATGGCTCATGAAATATAATCCACGCGCCACCTCAAGCATACTTTTCGGCAAAACAGTGGAAAGCACTCAGTCAACCTTTTTCATTTTCGGAGTTTTCGTTGCTGCGGACTTTCCGACACATTTTTCTCCGTGCTTTTCGAGACATCAGTTTCGGTTCCTGTCTGCGGCTAGCCAGAAGCCAAGTCTACTGAACGCACGTCCGCGGACTTAACTGCGCCTCTTCCCCACTCCGTTTACCCAGCGAGTTTGCAAACGTTTTAAAAGATAAGATAAGTGGTCCACTAGAGCTAGACACCTTGTGGACTACTTTCGGGTGTCGACGTCAACAAGGTTTAACTTGCTTGGTTCTGTGGCAGATGAGTCGCCTAAGAGGACTGCACACTGCCGAGTAAACAACGGTTGTCGTCTGAAGCAGACGAAATTCGGAGTGGCATTCTGGTTGTTCAGTTTCGATTTCGTTTCATGCGCAGTGGATGGTTTGGACTTTTCAAGCTTCTCCTCCGATTTGGTCGCGACTCCGGCTGTCAGAAATTAGACACGCACTTGAGTGTGTCAGGTCCGCATTTGCGCGGATCACTCGTGAGTCTCGCGCCGTGGTATTTCAGCCTGTTGAAAAAGACAGGCTGGCGATGTGCTTGCAGAACTTGGATCTGAattgcgtttttctcggagAGTGGTGTGATCTTTGCGTACGTGGTGCATTCGGTGGTTTTTAGACTTTGTTGGGCTCGAATCCACTGAGACATAACAGGTCAACTTGGTGTCCTCCACCTCTCACTTTCGTGACGCATCCGTAGGTATTTTTTCCCCGAGTTTCGCAGACCTGGAGTGTAAAGGCTTTCGAGTGTGTCCGTTGTGCAGCCCCTCTGCTGTTTTTGCTAACAGTTTTTCTCGAGTGTGTTAACAGTCGCGGTCACGTGCTCAATAGAATTCCCCGGGACCTCAAGACAACCTATAAGGAATGCCGATTGCGAGATGACCAGGAGTGCATCGGACTTCCAGAGCTTCCAGGAGAGATAATTTGATTTCTCCGGTCTCCTCGAAAACTGATTTCGAGCAACCTCTCGGGCCGCGGTAGTCTTGGGTTACACCACTCCTCCCCTTTACCTGGGCTTTTTCCTCAACATGGATGTTCCCTCGTTTTCAGGCGACGACTCATGCCAAGAAGGCGTGGAGAAAACCTCGCTGCCCTCCCTCCATCGCTACTCAACTCAACCCCTGGGAGATAGCCGCAGCACCGCACCGAGCTCCAGCAGCTCTCGCGGCCACTCTGCCGACGATTGCCGGGTCAATGCTGCGAAAACCGCGAAGAGTTCCGACGCAGAAATCGTATTTCGGTCCATCCCTGGCTCCGGCCCCCTGAACACTTTCGTCACGCAAAGTCCGAAAAATACCCCCTCAGGAAACTCCGTTTCACCCCAACGCACTGAGGGCGGCGTGGCAGACCTGAAGACACGCGGTGACCGGGCCGTTCTAGTAAACAAAACTGACAAGGGCGCTGCGGCACAGACTGGTGATGTTTACGCGGGTGACGCGTCgtccccgtttctctcctcttcaccgAGCACCGGAGATTTAACTGTGGCTGCAGTTAGCGACGAAGGCACTGTCAGTCCGCCTAACGGCACCGAAAGCCGAACGCCCGGCGTGGAAAACGGCTCTTCTGCAGAGGGctctggagaaggagagctAAAGTGGGATCGCGCCTACTGCAAGCACTTCCTCTTTGGCCGATGCGCTCGCCGCCGTTGCCGGTTTCTTCACGGAGATGCCGAAGTTGTTCAACAACAAAGGCGCCTTCTCGAAATGGACACGGCTGCAACGGCAGCCGCAGCTGGCGCAAACGGAACTACGCAGTCGGAAGATTCGAGAATCGCGACCAGTCAGCGACAAACACGCGACAGAAAGGCTAATTCGAATGCTTCTGGTGGTGCGGTGCTCGTTCGGAACGACGATCGCCGGGATGAAGCGAGTAAGAAGGGACTACAGTTGGCCGCGTACCTACGGGCAGATCAGCACTTCTTTTTCCCTCAAAACGGAGTTGCTTTCCGTCGGTCTTCGCTTCTCAACATCTCTGTGTCGTCTTAGCTTGGCAGGTTCTGGAGTGTCATGTGACACGTTTGAGTTTTCGAAAACCTTTGGCTTTCTTTCGTTTGCGTTTTACCCAGACAAACAGGGCAAtcgattcttctcttcacacAACGGAAATACAAGCCAGCCTCACCGCCGTGGGTCTCTTGGCACCTACACTCCCGTCGGTATATCGGCACCGTGCCGCCACGTCCACTACCAGCAGCCTAAGTAAGTGACGAACGTGTCTGCTTGAAAACCTATCGATCGTAGAGACTCTGAGACGAAACGCCCAGTGCGCTTGACTGTGGACCTCAAGCCAATGGAACACTCCAAAGCGCACGTAGATCTTCCTCTGTCCATACATTACCTGTGAAACCTGTCTATGTCGTCTGTTGCAGCCGCAACATGAATCATATGAGCAACCAGGAGGCGGAGAACCGATGCAAACCGGTGAGTTGAGTGAAAAGTTTTTACTTCGTATGTTTTCTGAGCATGAGAAATTCTCTCCCTACCCCGAGGGCCCTATACGCGTGAGAAATCTACACGAATTGCTCGCAGCCAAAAACATTTCCGCGTTGAAACCAGAGGCATTTCCTGCAAAACCATGCATCTCGctcgtttcgtttctttttcagatTCCCGGGAATGTCCATCGCGGACCACCAGGCGCGCCAGGTCAAGCACCTTACGGAGTCCCGTTCTTCTACGGCAACAGCTCGAATGGCAGCAGCAACCCAGTTCGATCTCCGTCGCCCCCCAGGACGTATCTCACCTCTCCTCCGATGAGCGGACCCTCGGGGTCTCTTAACGCCGATGGCTCTGGAGGAAGCGCGAATTTCGTGTCTTCTCAGACGTTCTACGGGACTGGTCAAGGGGGTGCACCATGGGCGCCTGCGACTTCTGTGCCGCCCCCGCCGGCATCGACACCGTCGCCTCCATTCATGCCGGGGCCTCAAACGCTGTATGGCACTGGAGGGCCTTTGTCGGACTCGGTGCGCAGGCCGCTGCCCCCGATTGGCAAGCAATTCCCAACGGGAGCCGAGAAGAACGTGCACTTGAGAAACGAGTTGGACTTTGCCCTCGCCCTGgcctccgccgccgcagAGGAGCTGAtgcgaagcgaggagaagttCTCAGCAGCCAAGGCGGCTTCAGCCGCTGCCCAGCAACTCGCTGCTCAGGTGGGTACGTCGGCTTCACAGGGGCGCCAAGAGGCTCACGGTTGCGCGGGGTTCTCGTGTCTCACGGGCCAGGCGCCTCCGGGAGGCTTCGCTGGGGCCCCTGCAACTCCGCCTTCAGATCTCCGGTTCGTCCAGGCTGCCGAGTCGCTCGCGGAGCGGTGCAACATCCCGTTCGTCAGCGTCTATCTGCCCGGGCAGGGCTACATCATCCAGTTCGTTGAAGGTGTCGCTGGGACAATCGCGACGAACAGAGCGTCGGGCTTGGCCGAGCGCCGTAGCGGCAACTTTGCAGGATGTAACTCGAAATCCGAGGGCGCGAATCCGGCGCCGCAGCACTCGAAGGAGTTTCCCGCTGGTCCTCTTGAGAAGGGCCAGGGGGCCGCAAAGACAGGCGCGATTGCCTCTGGGACTGAGACCGGCGACCCATTAGCGGCGAAGGTAGAAAAGGCGCCACTCGTCAAGCCTCCGGTGTCGATGACACGGTCTTGGCTCGAAGTTCTGAAGCAGGCTCCGGGGGCCGGGAGCAGCTGCAAAACGGCGAAAAACAGCGACAAAGGAGACCACGCGCCCGCTGTCGGAgcgggagacgcgaaggccACCAAGCATGCCTCTGCCAATCTTCTGGGGCTTTTTGAGCCCCTCCAGGAGATGGCGCTTTCTCCCCCCGACCACGCCAGCGAAGCGTCTCACGCCGCTGGCGACGCGCCTAAAGACGAGGTCGGCGCAAACACCGGGTGGCCAAGCCTGACGAATGCGCACAGACCGGGCGCGCAGAATctcgaggaaggaggcgaaacgcGGCAAACGAAGTCTCCGCTAGACACTCGGGACTCCCAGCTCCTGCCAAACTTTGGAGGCGATTTGTGGACGCGAAACGCCCCTTTGGAGAGCGGCGGCGCCATCCACCTGACCCAGCCAATGCAGACAGTTTTTTGCGGAAGGCCTCAGGAAGCGCTAGGCCTGCGCCGCGGCCTCGGCGGTGAAGGTCAGCAGGCGGACCTTCGTCAGGGACGCCAgtcctcgctgtctgcgcTTTCGTCTCAGGCATCTTCTCCTCCGACCCACACATGCAGcccttctgtgtctttcgcGAATTTCAGCCAGGTGCCAGAAGACCGCGAACTCAAGTGCCCCAAGGGGTTGGGAACTGTGGGGGCTCCGTGTTTCATGCCGTCGTTGTCAGGGGCGCTGTTTCGTGGCTCAGACAAAGAGAGTGTTGGGCCTGAGGGTTGCCTTCGATCATCGGACTTTCTGCGTCTAAATGACAGGCCTCTCGATGACCCGCAGAAGCGTGAAGCCGCTAGGGGCGACGTTTCCCCCTCCCTGTTCCTGAACGCTGGCGCCCCTCTTCAAAACACTCTGTCGAAGCTCGCTTGTGGCTCTGCACAACCTTTTCAGAACCTGGACCACccgtcgctgtcgcttcAGCAGCAGATGGCCGCGGCCCTTTCGCAGGCCCACACGACAACTGGCGGGGCGAATACGTTCTCTTCCGGCTCGTTTCCGTGGCTGATCTCGGACTTTGCGGCCTCCACCACTGAGTGCGGGTATTCAGGACTCGGCGAGAGCGCGTCGGATCTCACGGGGTGTCCAGCTGCCGGGCGAGGTGGGAAAGCCGGCGAGACCCCGGGCCTCGTTGTTAGGGCGGGGGACGAAGGCACCCACGGCGATCTTTTTTTCgaagaggcgcatgcacactcGGGCCTCGACGGCGGCGCAGTTTCGCTGAGGTGCGACAGAGCCAAAGTCGGGGGTCTGAAGCCGCGTTCGCCGCCGAAGAAGCTCTCGGGGTGGTTTGCGTCTGCATTTCAGAACCGCGTAGGTTCGGACCCGCGATTTTTCTTGGATGATTTCGCCGAGGAACTGGCCAGAGGCGCAGGCCACGAGGAAGACAAACTGAGCAAGATGGACACACATTTCACGCTGAAGAGTCTCGATTCGAGACGCAACAGCGGTCCTGGCGACGGCCGCGACTCCACGGGCATG includes:
- a CDS encoding hypothetical protein (encoded by transcript TGME49_295620), coding for MDVPSFSGDDSCQEGVEKTSLPSLHRYSTQPLGDSRSTAPSSSSSRGHSADDCRVNAAKTAKSSDAEIVFRSIPGSGPLNTFVTQSPKNTPSGNSVSPQRTEGGVADLKTRGDRAVLVNKTDKGAAAQTGDVYAGDASSPFLSSSPSTGDLTVAAVSDEGTVSPPNGTESRTPGVENGSSAEGSGEGELKWDRAYCKHFLFGRCARRRCRFLHGDAEVVQQQRRLLEMDTAATAAAAGANGTTQSEDSRIATSQRQTRDRKANSNASGGAVLVRNDDRRDEANKQGNRFFSSHNGNTSQPHRRGSLGTYTPVGISAPCRHVHYQQPNRNMNHMSNQEAENRCKPIPGNVHRGPPGAPGQAPYGVPFFYGNSSNGSSNPVRSPSPPRTYLTSPPMSGPSGSLNADGSGGSANFVSSQTFYGTGQGGAPWAPATSVPPPPASTPSPPFMPGPQTLYGTGGPLSDSVRRPLPPIGKQFPTGAEKNVHLRNELDFALALASAAAEELMRSEEKFSAAKAASAAAQQLAAQVGTSASQGRQEAHGCAGFSCLTGQAPPGGFAGAPATPPSDLRFVQAAESLAERCNIPFVSVYLPGQGYIIQFVEGVAGTIATNRASGLAERRSGNFAGCNSKSEGANPAPQHSKEFPAGPLEKGQGAAKTGAIASGTETGDPLAAKVEKAPLVKPPVSMTRSWLEVLKQAPGAGSSCKTAKNSDKGDHAPAVGAGDAKATKHASANLLGLFEPLQEMALSPPDHASEASHAAGDAPKDEVGANTGWPSLTNAHRPGAQNLEEGGETRQTKSPLDTRDSQLLPNFGGDLWTRNAPLESGGAIHLTQPMQTVFCGRPQEALGLRRGLGGEGQQADLRQGRQSSLSALSSQASSPPTHTCSPSVSFANFSQVPEDRELKCPKGLGTVGAPCFMPSLSGALFRGSDKESVGPEGCLRSSDFLRLNDRPLDDPQKREAARGDVSPSLFLNAGAPLQNTLSKLACGSAQPFQNLDHPSLSLQQQMAAALSQAHTTTGGANTFSSGSFPWLISDFAASTTECGYSGLGESASDLTGCPAAGRGGKAGETPGLVVRAGDEGTHGDLFFEEAHAHSGLDGGAVSLRCDRAKVGGLKPRSPPKKLSGWFASAFQNRVGSDPRFFLDDFAEELARGAGHEEDKLSKMDTHFTLKSLDSRRNSGPGDGRDSTGMFQGDMSLSPTAALIASIWQKAGVDDDDLESLEAQQGCGVNQEAKVLSSF